The following DNA comes from Amycolatopsis albispora.
CTTGAGCTCGGCGATGTCCGCGTCGTCGACCAGCTCGTGGTCCACCGCGGGCACGCGGTCCTGCCAGATCAGCTCCTCCTGCGGCACCAGCGGCCCGAGGTAGCGCTGGATCGGGCCCATGTCGCGGTGGGTCAGCTTGAACCACGCCCGCGCGAAGGCGTCCGCGAACTGCTCCGGGTTTTCGTAGAACCGGCGCGAGATCTGCTCGTAGACCGGGTCGAACCGCAGCGCCAGGTCGGTGGTGAGCATGCTGGGCGCGCGGTCGAGCGCACCGGACTCGGGGTCCGGCACGGTGCCCTTGGCGGCGTTGTTCTTCGGCTTCCACTGGTTGGCGCCGGCCGGGCTCTTGGTCAGCTCCCACTCGTAGGTGAACAGGTTGTGGAAGAACCAGTTGCTCCACCGCGTCGGCGTGGGGCTCCAGGTGACCTCCAGCCCGCTGGTGATCGCGTCGCGGCCCTTGCCGCTGCCGAAGGTGTTCTTCCAGCCGAGGCCCTGCTCCTCCAGCGGCGCGCCTTCTGGCTCGGGGCCGACGTACTGGTCGGGGTCGGCCGCGCCGTGGGTCTTGCCGAAGGTGTGGCCACCGGCGATCAGCGCGACGGTTTCCTCGTCGTTCATCGCCATCCGGCCGAAGGTCTCGCGGATGTCGCGCGCCGCGGCCAGCGGGTCCGGGTTGCCGTTCGGGCCCTCGGGATTGACGTAGATCAGGCCCATCTGCACCGCGGCCAGCGGGCTTTCCAGCTGGCGGTCACCGCTGTAGCGCTCGTCGCCGAGCCAGGTGCGCTCGGGGCCCCAGTACACGTCCTCGTCCGGCTCCCAGACGTCGGCGCGGCCACCGGCGAAGCCGAAGGTCTCCAAGCCCATGGTCTCCAGCGCGCGGTTGCCCGCGAAGATCATCAGGTCGGCCCAGGAGACGCTCTTGCCGTACTTCTTCTTGACCGGCCACAGCAGGCGGCGCGCCTTGTCCAGGTTTCCGTTGTCCGGCCAGCTGTTCAGCGGCGCGAAGCGCTGCATGCCCGCGCCCGCCCCGCCGCGGCCGTCGTCGATGCGGTAGGTGCCGGCGCTGTGCCACGCCATGCGGATCATCAGCGGGCCGTAGTGCCCGAAGTCGGCGGGCCACCACTCCTGGGAGCTGGTCAGCAGCGCGTCCACGTCCTTGGCCAGCTCGTCGAGATCGACCGTGGCGAAGGCCTTGGCGTAGTCGAACTCCTCGTCCATCGGGTTCGCCACGGCGCTGTGCTTGCGCAGGATCTTCAGGTTGAGCTGGT
Coding sequences within:
- the katG gene encoding catalase/peroxidase HPI, which encodes MSDTPDAVVGEMNVESAGGCPVSAGRFKHPTEGGSNREWWPNQLNLKILRKHSAVANPMDEEFDYAKAFATVDLDELAKDVDALLTSSQEWWPADFGHYGPLMIRMAWHSAGTYRIDDGRGGAGAGMQRFAPLNSWPDNGNLDKARRLLWPVKKKYGKSVSWADLMIFAGNRALETMGLETFGFAGGRADVWEPDEDVYWGPERTWLGDERYSGDRQLESPLAAVQMGLIYVNPEGPNGNPDPLAAARDIRETFGRMAMNDEETVALIAGGHTFGKTHGAADPDQYVGPEPEGAPLEEQGLGWKNTFGSGKGRDAITSGLEVTWSPTPTRWSNWFFHNLFTYEWELTKSPAGANQWKPKNNAAKGTVPDPESGALDRAPSMLTTDLALRFDPVYEQISRRFYENPEQFADAFARAWFKLTHRDMGPIQRYLGPLVPQEELIWQDRVPAVDHELVDDADIAELKAKILDSGLSVAQLVSTAWASASTFRGSDKRGGANGARIRLEPQRGWEVNEPDNLAQVLKALEGVQAAFNGAQTGGKKVSLADLIVLGGVAAVEKAAKDAGVELKVSFTPGRTDASQEQTDADSFAPLEPTADGFRNYRGKGSNRLPSEYLLVDRANLLNLSAPEMTVLVGGLRVLGANYQQSTQGVFTSAPGTLTNDFFVNLLDMGTEWKSTSEDGEAFEGRDRATGEVKWTGSRVDLLFGSNSELRAVAEVYASDDAKEKFARDFAAAWSKVMDADRFDLV